A genomic region of Pseudomonas sp. KU43P contains the following coding sequences:
- a CDS encoding antibiotic biosynthesis monooxygenase: MSTPPVTLMVSRRAANGRYQDLLAWLHEGEQLATDFPGYLGSGIFAPPRDSDDFQIIFRFSDEPTLHAWEHSASRRAWLQRGNGLFERPKERRVSGIDDWFGTNTVQKPPRWKQAVAIWLAFFPISLLFNVLFGHWLAALELVPRVLLSTLALTPVMVYLFIPLSTRLLAGWLHAAPAPGAALRSR, from the coding sequence ATGTCTACCCCACCCGTCACTCTGATGGTGTCGCGCCGCGCCGCTAACGGTCGCTACCAGGATCTGCTGGCCTGGCTGCACGAAGGCGAGCAACTGGCCACCGACTTCCCCGGCTATCTCGGCTCGGGCATCTTCGCTCCCCCCCGTGACAGCGACGATTTCCAGATCATTTTCCGCTTCAGCGACGAACCCACCTTGCACGCCTGGGAGCATTCCGCCTCGCGACGTGCGTGGTTGCAGCGTGGCAATGGTTTGTTCGAGCGCCCCAAAGAGAGGCGCGTGAGCGGCATCGACGACTGGTTTGGCACCAATACGGTGCAAAAACCGCCGCGCTGGAAGCAAGCTGTAGCCATCTGGCTGGCGTTCTTCCCGATATCGCTGCTGTTCAATGTGCTGTTCGGCCACTGGCTGGCAGCGCTGGAACTGGTGCCGCGCGTGCTGCTCAGCACCCTGGCCCTGACGCCAGTGATGGTCTACCTGTTCATCCCCCTCTCTACCCGCCTGCTGGCCGGCTGGCTGCATGCCGCGCCAGCGCCCGGCGCCGCTCTGCGCAGCCGCTGA
- the folM gene encoding dihydromonapterin reductase, with protein MNSPILITGASQRVGLALALELAQAGHTVVSASRSVQPQPAHPNIVQFQADLCQAADRQALIDFLQHRYDGLRAIIHNASLWLDDGLDNLETMFRLHIEAPYHLNLALGDLLAKVEKADIIHICDETSSRGSKSHIGYAATKAALQNMVLSFAEKYAPKVHVNGILPGLLILKEGGDEAYRQQTLKKALLEFEPGAGPLIDTVKYLLASQYSTGSQVVINGGRHLKNRMT; from the coding sequence ATGAACAGCCCCATTCTCATTACCGGAGCCAGCCAGCGCGTCGGGCTGGCTCTGGCGCTTGAGCTGGCACAGGCCGGCCACACCGTAGTCAGTGCCAGCCGCAGCGTGCAGCCGCAGCCAGCGCACCCGAACATCGTGCAGTTCCAGGCCGACTTGTGCCAGGCAGCCGACCGCCAGGCGCTGATCGATTTCCTGCAGCATCGTTACGACGGGCTGCGCGCGATCATTCACAATGCTTCGCTGTGGCTCGACGATGGCCTGGATAACCTGGAAACCATGTTCCGCCTGCACATCGAAGCCCCATACCACCTCAACCTGGCCCTGGGCGACCTGCTGGCCAAGGTGGAAAAGGCCGACATCATCCATATCTGCGACGAAACCTCCTCGCGCGGCAGCAAGAGCCACATCGGCTACGCCGCGACCAAGGCCGCGCTGCAGAACATGGTGTTGTCGTTTGCCGAAAAGTACGCGCCCAAAGTGCACGTCAACGGCATTCTGCCGGGCCTGCTGATCCTCAAGGAAGGTGGTGACGAGGCCTACCGCCAGCAGACCCTGAAAAAGGCCCTGCTGGAATTCGAACCCGGCGCCGGGCCACTGATCGATACGGTCAAGTACCTGCTCGCCAGCCAGTACAGCACCGGCAGCCAGGTGGTCATCAACGGTGGCCGCCACTTGAAGAATCGCATGACGTGA
- a CDS encoding PAS domain S-box protein — protein sequence MINAQLLQSMVDASNDGIVVAEQEGDDTILIYVNAAFERLTGFSRDEILYQDCRFLQAHDRDQLGRARIRQALAEGRPCREVLRNYRKDGSLFWNELSITPVRSDTDQRNYFIGIQKDVSRQVELERELAELHARRNSDERS from the coding sequence ATGATCAACGCGCAACTGCTGCAATCGATGGTCGATGCTTCCAATGACGGGATTGTGGTCGCCGAACAAGAAGGCGACGACACCATCCTGATCTACGTGAATGCGGCGTTCGAACGCCTGACCGGTTTCAGCCGCGACGAAATCCTCTACCAGGATTGCCGCTTCCTGCAGGCCCATGACCGCGACCAGCTGGGCCGCGCGCGCATCCGCCAGGCGCTGGCGGAGGGCCGCCCGTGCCGCGAGGTACTGCGCAACTACCGCAAGGACGGCAGCCTGTTCTGGAACGAGCTGTCGATCACCCCAGTGCGCAGCGATACCGACCAGCGCAATTACTTCATCGGCATCCAGAAGGACGTCAGCCGCCAGGTTGAGCTGGAACGTGAACTGGCCGAATTGCACGCTCGTCGGAATTCCGACGAGCGTTCGTGA
- a CDS encoding MerR family transcriptional regulator → MNKQGRTSEVEDGVEYHELFPIREVCRLTGVNAVTLRAWERRYGLIQPTRTESGHRLYSQADVDEVRRILGWLERGVAVSKVGSILARDQAVMQDALSTDTARGWQARLRDAVRRFDDAALDRLFDQVFAATSQDQVFAEVFMPVWHDLAAGQAAFGQTSEWLFLDQFLRGRVFARLQLSRLKSSHHVLLAPLPGQCRELELLVNGLLLASDEVGVTTLMPGQPLEELTLFSERLGLDAVVLFSNHSLSVEMTKRLGRLVAGLQCPLLLAGEAAEVAQERLAGSPVACLGAEVGLMRRRLRQYLAGQLDT, encoded by the coding sequence ATGAACAAACAGGGACGTACTTCGGAAGTCGAAGACGGTGTGGAATACCACGAGTTGTTCCCGATACGTGAAGTATGCCGCCTTACCGGGGTCAACGCCGTCACCCTGCGCGCCTGGGAGCGCCGTTACGGGCTGATCCAGCCTACCCGTACCGAGAGCGGCCACCGCCTGTATTCGCAAGCAGACGTCGACGAAGTCCGCCGTATCCTCGGTTGGCTCGAGCGCGGTGTTGCGGTCAGCAAGGTCGGCAGCATTCTGGCCCGTGACCAGGCCGTGATGCAGGACGCATTGTCGACCGATACCGCCAGAGGCTGGCAGGCCCGACTGCGCGACGCAGTGCGGCGCTTCGATGACGCCGCCCTGGATCGGCTTTTCGACCAGGTATTCGCCGCAACCAGCCAGGACCAGGTATTCGCCGAGGTATTCATGCCTGTGTGGCACGACCTGGCGGCGGGGCAAGCGGCCTTTGGCCAGACCAGTGAATGGTTATTCCTCGACCAGTTCCTTCGCGGCCGGGTGTTCGCACGATTGCAGTTGTCACGCCTGAAGAGCAGCCATCACGTGTTGCTGGCGCCGTTGCCAGGGCAATGCCGCGAGCTGGAGCTGCTGGTGAACGGTTTGCTGCTGGCCAGCGATGAAGTTGGGGTCACCACGCTGATGCCAGGGCAACCGCTGGAAGAGCTGACCCTGTTCAGCGAGCGCCTCGGGCTGGATGCCGTGGTGCTGTTCTCCAATCATTCACTCTCGGTGGAAATGACCAAGAGGCTCGGCCGCCTGGTTGCAGGCTTGCAGTGCCCGCTGCTGCTGGCAGGTGAGGCGGCAGAAGTGGCCCAGGAACGCCTGGCGGGTAGCCCGGTAGCCTGCCTCGGTGCGGAAGTTGGGTTGATGCGGCGGCGGTTGCGGCAGTACCTGGCCGGTCAGCTCGATACTTGA
- a CDS encoding flavodoxin, with the protein MKVAIISGSVYGTAEEVARHAEALLKAAGFEAWHAARATQQDLEGFGPQALLAVTSTTGMGELPDNLMPLYSTIRDTLPAAWRGLPGGVIALGDSSYGDTYCGGGEQMRELFAELGVREVQPMLQLDASETVTPETDAEPWLAAFVEALKA; encoded by the coding sequence ATGAAAGTCGCCATTATTTCCGGCTCCGTGTACGGCACTGCCGAAGAAGTCGCCCGCCATGCCGAGGCCCTGCTAAAGGCAGCAGGCTTCGAAGCCTGGCATGCTGCCCGCGCTACCCAGCAGGACCTCGAAGGGTTTGGCCCACAAGCGTTACTGGCGGTCACTTCGACCACTGGCATGGGCGAGCTGCCGGATAACCTGATGCCGCTGTACAGCACCATTCGTGACACCCTGCCTGCGGCCTGGCGCGGCCTGCCGGGTGGGGTAATTGCCTTGGGCGATTCCAGCTACGGTGATACCTACTGCGGCGGTGGCGAGCAGATGCGCGAGCTGTTTGCCGAGCTGGGGGTGCGGGAAGTGCAGCCGATGCTCCAGCTCGATGCCAGCGAGACCGTCACTCCCGAGACCGATGCCGAGCCATGGCTGGCGGCCTTTGTCGAGGCCTTGAAGGCCTGA